From Selenomonas ruminantium AC2024, a single genomic window includes:
- a CDS encoding nucleotidyltransferase substrate binding protein — protein MNNFFKALDNLKEIVGKEPPYDAITEAGTVSLFEICFEQAWKAMKERLEYHGYGERKLGSPNSIIKQG, from the coding sequence GTGAATAATTTTTTCAAGGCTTTGGATAATTTAAAAGAGATTGTGGGGAAAGAACCTCCTTATGATGCTATAACAGAAGCTGGAACGGTTTCTTTGTTTGAGATATGTTTTGAACAGGCATGGAAGGCTATGAAGGAACGGCTGGAATATCATGGATATGGGGAGAGAAAGCTGGGGTCGCCTAATTCGATTATCAAGCAGGGATGA
- a CDS encoding nucleotidyltransferase family protein has translation MDLPKHVHEGIIELAKKYKVKKVILFGSRARGDNWEWSDIDLAISGGNRTMFSLDVDEIVIVPTLLMYDVVDLDSACNEDLRAEIERDGVVLYEAV, from the coding sequence ATGGACTTGCCAAAACATGTACACGAGGGGATTATTGAACTGGCGAAGAAATATAAGGTAAAGAAGGTAATTCTTTTTGGTAGCCGTGCACGAGGAGACAACTGGGAATGGAGTGACATAGATTTGGCAATATCTGGCGGGAATCGAACGATGTTTTCTCTAGATGTAGATGAGATTGTGATTGTGCCAACACTGCTGATGTACGATGTGGTGGATTTGGATAGTGCCTGCAATGAAGACTTGCGGGCAGAGATAGAACGAGACGGTGTGGTTTTATATGAGGCTGTGTGA
- the serS gene encoding serine--tRNA ligase: protein MLDIKFVREHLDEVKQMLKNRCNSLNLDDFSSLEQERRSLLQQTETLKAERNEVSKVISQMKKNKENADDKIAEMRAVGEKISALDAQLKDVEEKLRDILLHIPNMPKADVPIGKDDTENPEVRKWGTPKEFSFEPKAHWDIGTDLDILDADRAAKVTGARFMFYKGLGARLERACINFMMDLHATKHGYTEMLAPYIANKDSMTGTGQLPKFAEDMFKLEGMDYYLVPTAEVPTTNYHRDEILDGDKLPEYYSAYTACFRAEAGSAGRDTRGLIRQHQFNKVELIKFVKPETSWDELESMVDAAEDVLRILELPYHVVQLCTGDMSFTSAKTYDIEVWFPSQGKYREISSCSNCLDYQARRANIKFRRDAKSKPEFVHTLNGSGLAVGRTVAAILENYQQEDGSVIVPKALVPYMGGVEVIR, encoded by the coding sequence GTGTTAGACATTAAATTTGTCCGAGAGCATCTGGATGAAGTGAAGCAGATGTTGAAGAACCGTTGTAATTCGTTGAATCTGGATGATTTTTCTTCCCTGGAGCAGGAGCGCCGTAGCCTTCTGCAGCAGACGGAGACGCTGAAGGCGGAGCGTAATGAGGTTTCCAAGGTCATCAGTCAGATGAAGAAGAACAAGGAGAACGCTGACGACAAGATTGCGGAGATGCGTGCCGTAGGCGAGAAGATTTCGGCTTTGGATGCCCAACTCAAGGATGTTGAGGAGAAGCTACGGGATATTCTGCTGCATATTCCGAATATGCCTAAGGCTGATGTGCCCATTGGCAAGGACGATACGGAAAATCCGGAAGTACGCAAATGGGGCACGCCGAAAGAGTTCTCCTTCGAACCGAAGGCACACTGGGATATCGGTACGGATTTGGACATTCTCGATGCTGACCGTGCCGCTAAAGTTACCGGTGCCCGTTTTATGTTCTACAAGGGCCTGGGCGCTCGCTTGGAACGTGCCTGCATCAACTTTATGATGGATTTGCATGCCACGAAGCATGGCTATACGGAAATGCTGGCGCCTTACATTGCCAACAAGGACAGCATGACGGGCACGGGCCAGCTGCCGAAGTTTGCCGAAGATATGTTCAAGCTGGAAGGCATGGACTATTATCTGGTGCCGACGGCTGAAGTGCCGACCACGAACTACCATCGTGATGAAATTCTCGATGGCGACAAGCTGCCGGAATACTACAGCGCTTACACGGCTTGCTTCCGTGCAGAAGCAGGCAGTGCTGGTCGTGATACCCGTGGCCTTATCCGTCAGCATCAGTTCAACAAGGTTGAGCTGATTAAGTTCGTTAAGCCGGAAACGAGCTGGGACGAACTCGAATCCATGGTGGATGCTGCCGAAGATGTTCTGCGCATTCTGGAACTGCCGTATCATGTGGTACAGCTTTGCACGGGCGATATGAGCTTTACTTCTGCCAAGACTTATGATATCGAAGTATGGTTCCCGTCACAGGGCAAGTACCGTGAGATTTCTTCCTGCTCCAACTGCCTGGACTATCAGGCTCGCCGTGCTAATATCAAGTTCCGCCGCGATGCCAAGTCCAAGCCGGAATTTGTGCACACGCTGAATGGTTCCGGTCTGGCTGTTGGCCGTACGGTTGCCGCAATTCTGGAAAACTATCAGCAGGAAGATGGCTCGGTTATCGTACCGAAGGCGCTGGTTCCTTACATGGGCGGCGTAGAGGTTATTCGCTAA
- a CDS encoding sodium-dependent transporter translates to MERSGFSTRLGFILVSAGCAIGLGNVWRFPYITGQYGGASFVLIYLLFLAILGLPIMVAEFAVGRASIRSAAMSFDVLEPKGTKWHWHKYTAIGGNMILMMFYTTVAGWMLYYLYKTATGAFDGLDAAGIGAVFGNLLQDPVTMGGYMMAIVVLCGGVCYLGVEAGVERITKFMMTCLLVLMVILGINSVLLPGAGEGLKYYLYPDFGRLMEHGLKEVIFAAMGQAFFTLSIGMGSLAVFGSYIGKSKRLTGEAVWIIILDTFVAIMAGLIIFPACFSYGVSPSSGPNLLFVTLPNVFNAMPFGRMWGTLFFLFMTFAAMSTVIAVFENLVVCFFDLLHIDRRKIICAGIPLVILLSLPCVLGFNEWSWIQPLGKGSGVLDLEDFLVSNNILPLGSLVYMAFCTSRYGWGWDNFIKEADTGRGMAFPKWIRFYVTYILPLIVLVIFVNGYYALFFSR, encoded by the coding sequence TTGGAAAGAAGTGGATTTTCCACCCGTTTAGGGTTTATTCTGGTATCGGCGGGGTGCGCTATTGGTTTAGGTAATGTGTGGCGTTTCCCCTATATTACCGGTCAGTATGGCGGTGCGTCCTTTGTGCTGATTTATCTGCTGTTTTTGGCTATCTTGGGGCTGCCGATTATGGTGGCGGAGTTTGCGGTAGGGCGTGCCAGTATCCGCAGTGCGGCGATGTCCTTTGATGTGCTGGAGCCGAAAGGAACCAAGTGGCACTGGCATAAGTATACGGCTATTGGCGGTAATATGATTCTGATGATGTTCTATACTACCGTGGCCGGCTGGATGCTTTATTATCTTTATAAAACGGCGACTGGGGCTTTTGATGGTTTGGATGCCGCAGGCATTGGTGCTGTTTTTGGTAATTTGCTGCAGGACCCCGTGACTATGGGGGGCTATATGATGGCCATTGTCGTACTGTGCGGCGGTGTTTGCTATCTCGGTGTGGAAGCCGGTGTTGAGCGCATCACGAAGTTTATGATGACCTGCCTGCTGGTGCTCATGGTGATTTTAGGCATTAACTCGGTACTGCTGCCGGGCGCAGGTGAAGGGCTCAAGTATTATCTCTATCCGGACTTTGGCCGTCTGATGGAACATGGATTAAAGGAAGTTATCTTTGCCGCTATGGGGCAGGCGTTCTTTACGCTGTCCATTGGTATGGGCTCCTTGGCTGTGTTTGGTTCTTATATCGGCAAGAGCAAGCGCCTTACGGGTGAAGCGGTCTGGATTATTATTCTCGATACGTTCGTGGCCATTATGGCGGGTTTGATTATTTTTCCGGCCTGCTTCAGCTATGGGGTAAGCCCGTCGAGCGGCCCGAACCTTTTGTTCGTGACACTGCCGAATGTATTTAACGCTATGCCGTTTGGGCGCATGTGGGGAACTTTGTTCTTCCTCTTTATGACCTTTGCGGCGATGTCTACGGTTATTGCGGTATTTGAAAATCTGGTTGTCTGTTTCTTTGACTTGCTGCATATCGACAGGCGCAAGATTATCTGCGCAGGCATTCCCCTCGTTATCCTGCTCTCTTTGCCCTGCGTATTGGGCTTTAACGAGTGGAGTTGGATTCAGCCTTTGGGCAAAGGCTCTGGTGTTCTGGATTTGGAAGACTTTTTGGTTTCCAACAATATCCTGCCTTTGGGGAGTCTTGTGTACATGGCGTTCTGTACCAGCCGTTATGGCTGGGGCTGGGATAACTTCATCAAGGAAGCGGATACCGGCCGCGGTATGGCTTTCCCGAAGTGGATTCGGTTCTATGTAACCTACATTCTGCCGCTTATCGTACTCGTTATTTTTGTGAACGGATATTACGCCTTGTTCTTTAGTAGGTAA
- a CDS encoding methionine ABC transporter ATP-binding protein, whose translation MIKFSKVEKTYASPAGPVPALKGIDLEIAKGEIFGIIGLSGAGKSTLVRCINMLERPTGGKVIVDGQDMTALSDSELRAARKDIGMIFQHFNLLSSATVYENIAFPLKLAGKSDSEIKEKVEPLLKLVGLEAKAGQYPSQLSGGQKQRVGIARALASEPKVLLCDEATSALDPQTTKAILELIRDINKKLQLTVVVITHEMQVIKDICDKVAVIDKGVIAEQGTVLEVFTNPQQPITKEFISVLLSNELPAAFRGGNISQEPAEDAYLLLRLTFIGESADDPVIADMIRKFPEVETTLLFGNLDHIKYTPFGRMIIGLKGETAQVQAALDYFKTRELKEEVIGYVKRHDSTSD comes from the coding sequence GTGATAAAGTTTTCTAAAGTAGAGAAAACTTATGCCAGTCCGGCAGGGCCGGTACCGGCGTTAAAGGGCATTGATTTGGAAATAGCCAAGGGCGAGATTTTTGGCATTATTGGTCTGTCGGGGGCTGGTAAATCGACGCTTGTGCGGTGCATCAATATGTTGGAGCGGCCCACGGGCGGCAAGGTTATTGTTGATGGCCAGGATATGACGGCGCTTAGCGACAGTGAGCTGCGGGCGGCGCGCAAGGATATCGGCATGATTTTCCAGCATTTTAACCTCTTGTCCTCGGCTACGGTTTATGAAAACATCGCCTTTCCGCTGAAACTGGCGGGTAAATCCGACAGTGAAATCAAGGAAAAGGTTGAACCGCTCTTGAAGCTGGTTGGCTTGGAGGCAAAAGCGGGGCAGTACCCTTCGCAGCTTTCCGGCGGGCAGAAACAGCGTGTCGGCATTGCAAGGGCGCTGGCCAGTGAGCCGAAGGTGCTGCTCTGTGACGAGGCTACGAGTGCCCTTGACCCGCAGACCACCAAGGCAATCCTGGAGCTGATTCGCGATATCAACAAGAAGCTGCAGCTCACCGTGGTGGTCATCACCCATGAAATGCAGGTCATCAAGGATATCTGCGATAAGGTGGCTGTTATCGATAAGGGCGTTATTGCCGAGCAGGGAACGGTGCTTGAAGTATTCACCAATCCCCAGCAGCCCATCACCAAGGAATTTATCAGCGTTCTGCTGAGCAATGAACTGCCCGCGGCTTTCCGTGGCGGCAATATCAGTCAGGAACCGGCGGAAGATGCTTACCTGCTGCTCCGGCTGACCTTTATCGGCGAGTCGGCAGATGACCCGGTGATTGCCGATATGATTCGCAAATTCCCGGAAGTGGAAACCACGCTGCTGTTCGGCAATCTTGACCATATCAAGTACACGCCTTTTGGCCGCATGATTATCGGGCTCAAGGGGGAGACTGCACAGGTGCAGGCAGCCCTTGACTATTTCAAAACCCGTGAGCTGAAAGAGGAGGTGATTGGTTATGTCAAACGACATGATTCCACTTCTGACTAA
- a CDS encoding methionine ABC transporter permease, whose amino-acid sequence MSNDMIPLLTKALGETVYMVAVSMAIALALGIPLGVLLYATDKGQILESPMLNKVIGTVVNAIRSIPFIILMVAIIPLTRLLVGSAIGTTAAMVPLVIASIPFIGRQVETSLKEVPYGLIEAALSMGATPMQIISRVLLPESMPSIVAQLTTVVISLVGESAMAGAIGGGGLGDLAIRYGYQRFRPEVMIATVIILIVLVQAVQFVGNTIAKRLDKK is encoded by the coding sequence ATGTCAAACGACATGATTCCACTTCTGACTAAGGCTTTGGGCGAAACCGTCTACATGGTAGCCGTTTCCATGGCCATCGCCTTAGCTTTGGGTATCCCTTTGGGCGTGCTGCTCTATGCTACGGATAAGGGACAGATTTTGGAGTCGCCGATGCTCAACAAGGTAATCGGTACGGTGGTCAACGCCATTCGCTCCATTCCGTTCATCATTTTGATGGTGGCCATTATCCCGCTGACCCGCTTGTTGGTCGGCTCGGCTATCGGTACGACGGCTGCCATGGTACCGCTGGTTATCGCCTCGATTCCCTTTATCGGGCGACAGGTGGAAACCAGCCTCAAGGAAGTGCCTTATGGCCTGATTGAGGCGGCATTGTCCATGGGGGCTACGCCCATGCAGATTATCAGCCGTGTGCTGCTGCCGGAATCCATGCCCAGCATTGTGGCGCAGCTGACAACGGTGGTTATCAGCCTTGTCGGTGAGTCGGCGATGGCAGGCGCTATCGGCGGCGGCGGCTTGGGTGATTTGGCCATCCGCTACGGTTATCAGCGTTTCCGTCCGGAAGTAATGATTGCCACGGTTATCATTCTGATTGTTCTCGTGCAGGCGGTACAGTTTGTAGGCAACACCATCGCCAAGCGCTTGGATAAAAAATAA
- a CDS encoding MetQ/NlpA family ABC transporter substrate-binding protein, whose translation MKKVLALIGTLLIAAMAFAGCGSEQAAKTDSKTLKVGATAVPHAEILEVVKPLLEKDGIKLEIVEFNDYVQPNLALNDKELDANFFQHEPYLVNFMEEHKEVKLKNAFGVHIEPMGVYSKKVKDLKELKDGAAIAIPNDPTNGGRALLLLQKAGLITLKDGVKEKATVQDVTGNPHNFKFQEVEAAQVPRTLDDVDAAVINTNYAMQVNLVPTKDALFMEDSTSPYVNIIAVREGDENRPEIQALIKVLKSKEVKDFITDKYKGAVVPAF comes from the coding sequence ATGAAAAAAGTTTTAGCACTTATCGGTACATTGCTGATTGCGGCGATGGCCTTTGCTGGTTGTGGCAGTGAACAGGCAGCCAAGACGGACAGCAAGACCTTGAAGGTCGGCGCCACGGCTGTTCCGCATGCAGAGATTTTGGAAGTTGTAAAACCCTTGTTGGAGAAAGATGGCATCAAGCTGGAAATCGTGGAATTCAACGATTATGTACAGCCGAATCTGGCACTCAATGACAAGGAATTGGACGCCAACTTCTTCCAGCATGAACCGTATCTGGTGAACTTCATGGAAGAACATAAGGAAGTCAAGTTGAAAAATGCGTTTGGCGTGCATATCGAGCCCATGGGGGTATATTCCAAGAAGGTTAAAGACTTGAAGGAGCTCAAAGATGGCGCTGCTATTGCCATCCCGAACGACCCGACCAACGGCGGCCGTGCCCTGCTGCTATTGCAGAAGGCAGGCCTTATCACGCTGAAAGATGGCGTGAAGGAAAAGGCTACGGTGCAGGATGTAACGGGCAATCCGCATAACTTCAAGTTCCAGGAAGTAGAAGCTGCGCAGGTTCCGCGTACGCTCGATGATGTGGATGCTGCGGTTATCAATACCAACTACGCTATGCAGGTCAACCTCGTGCCGACCAAGGATGCGCTCTTTATGGAGGACAGCACTTCTCCTTATGTGAATATCATCGCAGTTCGCGAAGGGGATGAAAACCGTCCGGAGATTCAGGCGCTGATTAAGGTGCTCAAGAGCAAAGAAGTTAA